A single genomic interval of Puntigrus tetrazona isolate hp1 chromosome 1, ASM1883169v1, whole genome shotgun sequence harbors:
- the htt gene encoding huntingtin isoform X2 gives MATMEKLMKAFESLKSFQQQQGPLSAEELVQKQKKDLATTKKDRVTHCLTICENIVAQSLRTSPEFQKLLGIAMEMFLLCSDDKESDVRMVADECLNKIIKALMDSNLPRLQLELYKEIKKNAASRSLRAALWRFAELAHLVRPQKCRPYLVNLLPCLTRITKRQEETVQETLSSSIPKIMAALGHFANDGEIKMLLKAFVANLKSSSPTIRRTAASSAVSVCQHSRRTHYFYTWLLNVLLGLVVPVDEEHSSHLILGVLLTLRYLMPLLQQQAPNTSLKGSFGLVRKEADVTPTPEQLIQVYELTLHYTQHWDHNVVMASLELLQQVFRTPPPELLNALITRGKISHTSVFREEAESRARSGSILELIAGGSTCSPLLLRKQKGKLLSGEEEGLEDDPERAEVTTESFSASVGGDSSSEAPSSSGVSSLGTSDIITEQPRSSQHALQPGDSVDLSASEQGVGPDTPDEEDEEDMLSRSSSGGAGVVSTSGDLVTEGNQMSTGAVSSSSPPSDSSQTTTEGPDSAVTPSDCAELVLDGSESQYSGMQIGTLQDEEEEGTAPPPDKIPEPFSQSALALSKPHLLEGKGHNRQSSDSSVDRFIPKEEVLEPAELDNKPSRIKGDIGHYTDPKEEPLVHCVRLLAASFLLAGQRNGLVPDNEVRVSVKALAVSCVGAAATLLPEAFFNKLYLQPLEGQQPDELQYISDVLQYIEHGDPQIRGATAILCGALIQAIQLKTRYNTETWLSQIHSITGSSVTLENFVPLLQRSLKDESSVTCKMACASVRHCIMALCNGSQSELGLQLLIDLLTLKDCSYWLVRTELLETLAEIDFRLVSFLERKTEKLHKGEHHYTGLLRLQDRVLNDVVLYLLGDEDPRVRHVAANTIGRLVPRLFYDCDQAQTDPVVAIARDQSSVYLQLLMHETQPPSQFTVSTITRTYRGYNLGQSAPDVTVENNLSRVITAISHALTSSTSRAMTFGCCEALCLLSSTFPVCTWSTGWHCGFVSSSVFHLNRSSQYRSRGRSFSLSQSGGSEEVRRSLTVGVASMVLSLISSAWFPLDLSAHQSALLLAGNLLAAVAPKCMKSPWAGEEETNPTPSKVEEAWPALNDRSLVVLVEQLFSHLLKILNICAHVLDDTPPGPAVKATLPSLGNTPSLSPIRRKGKEKEMTEPSTTPMSPKKGEANTGRTADSTVTPAVNKSTTLGSFYHLPPYLKLYDALRATHANYKVTLDLHNTNEKFGSFLRSALDVLSQMLELATLHDIGKCVEEILGYLKSCFSREPTMATVCVQQLLKALFGTNLASQYEGSSSHPCRSQGKALRLGSTSVRPGLYHYCFMAPYTHFTQALADASLRNMVQAEQEQDASGWFDVMQKVSNQLRSSITNVTRHRGDKNAIHNHIRLFEPLVIKALKQYTTSTSVALQRQVLDLLAQLVQLRVNYCLLDSDQVFIGFVLKQFEYIEVGQFRDSEEIVPNIFFFLVLLSYERYHSKQIISIPKIIQLCDGIMASDRKAVTHAIPALQPIVHDLFVLRGSNKADAGKELDTQKEVVVSMLLRLIQHHQVLEMFILVLQQCHKENEDKWKRLSRQIADIILPMIGKQQMHLDSHEALGVLNTLFETVAPSSLRPVDMLLKSMFITPSTLASVGTVQLWVSGILAILRVLISQSTEDIILSRIQELSLSPYLLSCPNIRRLRDDDLSPPEAPPTTVEDDNGEPQRVPPEETFARFLLQLVGVLLDDIATKQVKVDMSEQQHTFYCQQLGTLLMCLIHIFKSGMFRRITAAGSRLLKAEGGEGGNFYTLEGLNSLVLQLITTHPSLVLLWCQVLLIINYTNYTWWSEVHQTPRRHSLSSTKLLSPHSSGEEERPEGKLAMCNREIVRRGALILFCDYVCQNLHDSEHLTWLTVNHVSDLISLSHEPPVQDLISAVHRNSAASGLFIQAIQSRCDNLSTPVMLKKTLQCLEGIHLSQSGALLMLYVDKLLNTPFRVLARMVDTLACRRVEMLLAETLQNSIAQLPLEELDRIQQYLQTSGLAQRHQRFYSLLDRFRATIAEDTVSPAAPISSHPLDGDPPPSPENVEPNKEWYVALVKSQCCLRGEGALYETTELLTKLPQSDLNAIMTCKDFNLCLLASCLSVGVQRVCKDHGTVLFDTAQQVAFERLAGVVELLPSPHQPLLPSSKACADYWQKLNQVYSEPGFYQTVLSLCGVLSQYLLSLSKLPSSLHIPKDRETLITAFSTLAIEVVVWRLLQDQLPLSVDIQMSLSCLCLALQQPTVWTHFASHTYLTHTCSIIYCIQLLIHAVAVGPGDQLLKPERKTSDQSEDELDSADKHLERKCCEIMAELVEGLQSVLALGHHRNKNIPAFLTPVLRNVIISLARLPIVNSYTRIPPLVWKLGWSPRPSGEFGTALPEIPVEFLQEKDVFREFLYRINTLGWSSRTQFEETWATLLGVLVTQPITMDQEEETQQEEDMERTQINVLAVQAITSLVLSAMTLPTAGNPAVSCPEQQPRNKILKALDTRFGRKLSVIRGMVEREIQAMVSKRDNIATHFPYQAWDPVPSLSSSTAGTLISHEKLLLQINTEREIGNMDYKLGQVSIHSVWLGNNITPLREEEWGEDEEDEADAPAPSSPPLSPINSRKHRAGVDIHSCSQFLLELYSQWILPGSPSSRKTPVVLLSEVVRSLLAVSDLFTERNQFDMMFSTLTELQKVHPPEDEILNQYLVPAICKAAAVLGMDKAIAEPVCRLLESTLRSTHLPSRIGALHGILYVLECDLLDDTARQLIPTVSEYLLSNLKALAQCANLHNQQHVLVMCAVAFYMMENYPLDVGSEFNAGIIQICCMMLSASEEATPSIIYHCILRGLERLLLSEQLSRMDAETLVKLSVERVNMPSPHRAMAALGLMLTCMYTGVAGEEGKEKGSPGRPADADPTAPDSESVIVAMERVSVLFDRIRKGFPSEARVVARILPQFLDDFFPLQDVMNKVIGEFLSNQQPYPQFMATVVYKVFQTLHATGQSSMVRDWVLLSLSNFTQRTPVAMAMWSLSCFFVSASTSQWISALLPHVISRMGKSDTVDISLFCLVAMDFYRHQIDEELDRRAFQSVFEMVASPGSPYYQLLCCLQSIHQDTPL, from the exons ATGGCCACCATGGAGAAGCTGATGAAGGCGTTCGAGTCGCTCAAATCATTCCAGCAGCAGCAAGGCCCGCTGTCGGCCGAGGAGCTCGTTCAGAAACA aaaaaaagacctTGCTACAACCAAAAAGGACAGAGTGACTCATTGCCTGACGATATGTGAAAACATCGTGGCACAGTCGCTGAG GACATCTCCAGAGTTCCAGAAACTTCTCGGAATTGCGATGGAAATGTTCTTGTTGTGCAGCGACGACAAGGAGTCTGACGTCAGGATGGTGGCAGATGAGTGCCTCAACAAAATCATCAAA GCATTGATGGATTCCAACTTGCCTAGGCTGCAGCTTGAACTGTACAAAGAGATTAAAAAG aatgcTGCCTCTCGGAGTCTGCGGGCAGCCTTGTGGAGGTTTGCTGAGCTTGCTCACCTCGTGCGTCCTCAGAAGTGCAG GCCGTACCTTGTGAATCTACTGCCGTGTCTGACACGGATCACTAAACGTCAGGAGGAGACTGTGCAGGAAACACTTTCTTCTTCAATTCCTAAAATCATGGCTGCCCTGGGACACTTCGCCAATGATGGAGAGATCAAG atgCTGCTGAAGGCCTTTGTTGCCAATCTAAAGTCCAGTTCTCCCACTATTCGCCGAACAGCGGCCAGCTCGGCTGTCAGTGTCTGTCAGCACTCACGCAGAACACACTACTTCTACACCTGGCTCCTCAACGTGCTGCTGG gttTGGTAGTGCCGGTGGATGAGGAACATTCCAGTCACCTGATTCTGGGTGTATTACTGACATTGCGCTACCTGATGCCTCTTCTTCAGCAGCAGGCTCCCAACACCAGTCTGAAGGGCAGCTTTGGGCTCGTTCGTAAAGAGGCTGACGTCACCCCTACACCTGAGCAGCTCATTCAG GTCTATGAACTGACCCTGCACTACACGCAGCACTGGGATCATAATGTGGTGATGGCGTCTCTGGAGCTTCTTCAGCAGGTGTTTCGCACTCCTCCCCCTGAGCTCCTGAACGCTCTCATCACACGTGGCAAAATATCACACACCAGTGTCTTCAGAGAAGAGGCCGAGAGCCGCGCACGCAGTGGCAGCATTCTCGAACTTATTG CGGGTGGGTCAACATGCAGCCCTCTACTCCTCAGGAAGCAGAAAG GTAAGCTGTTGTCAGGTGAAGAAGAGGGTTTGGAGGATGACCCTGAGAGGGCAGAGGTCACCACCGAATCGTTCTCTG CCTCGGTTGGTGGCGACAGCTCCAGTGAAGCTCCCTCCTCATCAGGCGTTTCGTCTCTTGGCACGTCTGACATCATCACAGAGCAGCCTCGCTCCTCCCAGCATGCCTTGCAGCCGGGAGACTCCGTTGACCTCAGTGCATCAGAGCAGGGTGTAGGGCCTGATACTCCagatgaggaagatgaggaggacATGCTAAGTCGCAGCTCAAGCGGGGGCGCCGGGGTCGTCAGCACGTCCGGTGACTTGGTAACCGAAGGCAACCAGATGTCGACGGGAGCAGTGTCGTCGTCGTCGCCCCCTAGCGACAGTTCCCAGACGACTACGGAGGGGCCGGACTCCGCCGTGACGCCTTCAGACTGCGCCGAGCTC gtgctGGACGGCAGTGAGAGTCAGTACTCAGGGATGCAGATCGGCACACTgcaggatgaggaggaggagggcaCAGCTCCACCACCTGACAAAATACCAGAACCTTTCTCTCAGTCAGCACTTG CTTTAAGTAAGCCCCATCTTCTGGAGGGAAAAGGTCACAACAGGCAGTCGTCTGACAGCAGTGTGGATCGATTTATACCAAAGGAAGAGGTTCTGGAACCCGCAGAACTTGACAACAAG ccATCTAGGATTAAAGGAGATATTGGGCACTATACTGACCCAAAGGAAGAGCCTCTGGTGCACTGTGTCCGGCTGTTGGCTGCCTCTTTTCTGCTCGCTGGCCAAAGAAATG GGCTGGTTCCTGATAATGAGGTCCGTGTGAGCGTTAAGGCGTTAGCCGTCAGCTGTGTGGGGGCAGCAGCAACTCTTCTACCTGAAGCCTTCTTTAACAAACTCTACCTGCAGCCACTAGAAGGACAACAACCAGACG AGCTACAGTACATCAGTGATGTACTGCAGTACATTGAACACGGAGATCCTCAGATTAGAGGAGCCACAGCCATCCTGTGTGGGGCTTTAATCCAAGCCATCCAGCTCAAGACTCGCTACAATACAGAGACGTGGCTGTCCCAGATCCACTCCATCACAG GAAGCTCTGTGACACTCGAAAACTTTGTGCCTCTGCTGCAGCGAAGTCTGAAAGACGAATCTTCAGTCACATGTAAAATGGCCTGTGCTTCTGTTAGg CACTGTATCATGGCGTTGTGCAATGGAAGTCAAAGTGAACTTGGCCTGCAGCTACTCATTGATCTGCTGACCTTGAAGGACTGCTCCTATTGGCTGGTTCGCACTGAGCTTTTGGAGACGCTTGCTGAGATAGATTTCCG GTTAGTAAGTTTTTTGGAAAGGAAAACGGAGAAGTTGCACAAAGGAGAGCATCACTATACTGGG TTGTTGCGGCTCCAGGACAGGGTTCTGAATGATGTTGTGCTTTATCTACTGGGAGATGAGGACCCGCGTGTGAGACATGTGGCAGCAAACACCATCGGCAG GTTGGTGCCCAGGTTGTTCTACGACTGCGACCAGGCTCAGACAGACCCTGTTGTGGCCATAGCTCGAGATCAGAGCAGTGTGTACCTGCAGCTGCTGATGCACGAGACCCAGCCTCCGTCGCAGTTCACCGTCAGCACTATTACACG AACATACCGTGGCTACAATCTGGGTCAGAGTGCGCCGGATGTTACCGTGGAGAACAACCTGTCTCGGGTCATCACTGCCATCTCCCACGCCCTCACCTCCTCCACTTCCAGAGCCATGACT TTTGGCTGTTGTGAGGCTCTGTGCCTTTTGTCCAGCACCTTCCCAGTGTGCACTTGGAGCACAGGCTGGCATTGTGGCTTTGTGAGCTCCTCTGTCTTTCATCTCAACCGCTCCAGCCAGTACCGCAGCCGAGGACGCTCCTTTAG TCTCTCTCAGTCTGGTGGAAGTGAGGAGGTGCGCAGGTCTCTAACAGTCGGTGTGGCCAGTATGGTTTTGTCCCTTATCTCCTCTGCCTGGTTCCCTCTTGATCTCTCTGCCCATCAATCTGCTCTACTACTGGCTGGGAACCTTCTTGCTG CCGTTGCACCGAAGTGCATGAAGAGCCCGTGGGCAGGAGAGGAGGAGACTAACCCTACCCCCTCGAAGGTGGAGGAGGCGTGGCCTGCCCTGAACGACCGTTCTCTGGTTGTTTTGGTGGAGCAGCTGTTCTCACACCTGCTGAAGATCCTCAACATCTGTGCCCATGTGCTTGATGACACACCCCCAGGCCCTGCCGTCAAG GCTACTTTACCCTCATTGGGCAACACTCCTTCTCTTAGTCCAATCAGAAGGAAGGGTAAAGAGAAGGAGATGACGGAACCCAGCACCACTCCTATGAGCCCAAAGAAAGGAGAAGCCAACACAG GCAGAACAGCGGACAGCACAGTGACACCAGCGGTTAACAAATCCACGACTCTGGGCAGCTTTTATCACCTCCCTCCTTATCTGAAGCTTTATGATGCACTGAGAGCTACACATGCTAACTACAAA gtcACATTAGACCTTCACAACACCAATGAGAAGTTTGGGAGTTTCTTGAGGTCGGCGCTTGATGTCCTTTCACAGATGCTCGAGTTGGCCACTCTGCATGATATTGGCAAA TGTGTTGAAGAGATCCTGGGTTACCTCAAGTCATGTTTCTCTCGGGAACCGACTATGGCCactgtgtgtgttcagcag CTGTTGAAGGCGTTGTTTGGAACCAATCTTGCATCTCAGTATGAGGGGTCTTCCTCTCACCCGTGTCGGTCCCAGGGCAAGGCCCTCCGGCTTGGCTCGACCAGCGTCAGACCCGGGCTCTACCATTATTGCTTCATGGCCCCATATACTCACTTCACCCAGGCCCTCGCAGATGCCAGCCTTAGAAACATGGTGCAAGCTGAACAAGAACAGGATGCCTCTGG GTGGTTTGATGTCATGCAAAAAGTCTCCAACCAGTTGAGGTCAAGTATCACCAATGTCACTCGCCACCGAGGAGACAAG AATGCCATTCATAATCACATCCGTTTGTTTGAGCCGCTGGTGATAAAAGCTCTGAAGCAGTACACCACCAGCACTTCAGTGGCCCTGCAAAGACAGGTGCTGGACCTTCTCGCCCAGCTTGTGCAGCTCCGGGTCAACTATTGTTTACTTGATTCCGATCAG GTGTTCATTGGTTTTGTGCTGAAGCAGTTTGAGTATATTGAAGTGGGGCAGTTCAG gGACTCTGAAGAGATTGTGcccaacattttctttttcctggTTCTGCTGTCCTATGAGCGCTACCACTCCAAACAGATCATCAGCATCCCAAAGATCATTCAGCTGTGCGATGGCATCATGGCCAGCGACAGGAAGGCAGTAACACACG CAATCCCTGCACTGCAGCCTATAGTACACGACCTCTTTGTGCTGCGTGGCTCCAATAAAGCAGATGCAGGAAAGGAGCTGGACACGCAGAAGGAGGTGGTGGTGTCCATGCTGCTACGCCTCATTCAGCACCATCAG gtgcTGGAGATGTTTATTCTAGTCCTACAGCAGTGCCATAAAGAGAATGAAGATAAATGGAAGAGGCTTTCACGGCAGATTGCTGACATCATACTACCAATGATCGGCAAACAGCAA ATGCACCTGGACTCCCATGAGGCATTGGGTGTGCTAAACACCCTGTTCGAGACAGTGGCTCCCTCCTCTCTTCGGCCTGTGGATATGCTACTGAAGAGCATGTTCATCACACCTTCTACACTA GCATCAGTGGGTACGGTGCAGTTGTGGGTGTCTGGGATTCTTGCCATTCTGCGTGTCCTCATCTCACAATCCACAGAGGACATCATTCTGTCTCGTATTCAGGAGCTTTCTCTGTCGCCGTACCTCCTCTCCTGTCCCAACATCCGTCGACTGCGGGATGATGACCTGTCCCCTCCTGAAGCTCCGCCCACAACTGTGGAAGATGACAATGGGGAGCCGCAACGCGTCCCTCCTGAGGAAACTTTTGCTAG GTTCTTATTGCAGTTAGTGGGGGTGTTGCTGGATGATATCGCCACTAAGCAAGTGAAAGTTGACATGAGTGAGCAGCAGCACACGTTCTACTGTCAGCAGCTAGGCACACTGCTCATGTGTTTGATCCACATCTTCAAATCAG GAATGTTCCGGCGGATCACGGCAGCGGGCAGCAGGCTGTTGAAGGCAGAGGGAGGTGAAGGGGGGAATTTTTATACGTTGGAAGGTTTGAACAGCCTGGTGCTCCAGCTCATCACTACGCACCCGTCTCTGGTCCTGCTCTGGTGTCAGGTCCTTCTCATCATCAACTACACCAACTACACATGGTGGTCTGAGGTGCATCAGACACCCAG GAGGCACAGTCTGTCCAGCACTAAGCTGCTGAGCCCGCACTCGtctggagaggaggagaggcCTGAGGGGAAGCTGGCTATGTGTAACAGAGAGATTGTTCGACGAGGAGCACTCATTCTCTTCTGTGACTACGTG TGTCAAAACCTGCATGATTCTGAGCATCTGACGTGGCTGACAGTGAATCATGTGAGCGATCTGATCAGTCTTTCCCATGAACCTCCAGTGCAGGATCTCATCAGTGCTGTGCACCGAAATTCTGCAGCCAGCGGGCTCTTCATACAGGCCATACAATCACGCTGTGACAACCTTtctact CCGGTAATGCTGAAGAAGACCCTGCAGTGTTTGGAGGGCATTCATCTAAGTCAGTCTGGGGCTCTGCTCATGCTATATGTGGACAAGCTTCTCAACACGCCGTTCCGTGTGCTGGCTCGCATGGTGGACACACTGGCCTGCAGACGTGTGGAGATGCTGCTCGCTGAGACCCTGCAG AATAGTATCGCTCAGCTGCCACTGGAGGAGCTGGACAGGATTCAGCAGTACTTGCAGACCAGTGGCCTTGCACAAAG GCATCAGCGGTTCTACTCCCTGCTGGACAGGTTCAGAGCCACTATTGCTGAAGACACCGTGAGCCCTGCCGCCCCCATTTCCTCACACCCCCTGGATGGGGACCCGCCCCCTTCCCCTGAAAATGTGGAACCTAATAAA GAGTGGTATGTCGCTCTGGTGAAATCTCAGTGTTGTCTGAGAGGTGAAGGAGCTCTATATGAAACTACAGAGCTGCTAACAAAACTTCCTCAATCTGACCTAAACGCAATCATGACCTGCAAG GACTTCAACTTGTGTCTGCTGGCATCATGTCTGAGTGTTGGGGTGCAGAGGGTGTGCAAGGATCATGGGACCGTTTTATTTGACACGGCTCAACAGGTGGCCTTCGAGAGATTGGCTGGTGTCGTAGAGCTCCTCCCCTCCCCTCATCAGCCCCTCCTCCCCTCCTCCAAAGCATGTGCGGACTATTGGCAGAAGCTTAATCAAGTCTACA GTGAGCCTGGGTTTTATCAGACAGTGTTGAGTCTGTGTGGCGTGTTGAGTCAGTACCTGCTGTCTCTGTCTAAACTGCCATCTTCACTGCACATTcccaaagacagagagacactcATTACTGCCTTCAGCACCCTCGCCATAGAG GTGGTGGTTTGGCGTTTGCTGCAGGATCAGCTGCCTCTGAGTGTGGACATACAGATGAGTCTCTCGTGTCTCTGTCTGGCTCTCCAGCAGCCGACGGTGTGGACACACTTTGCCTCTCACACCTACCTTACACACACCTGCTCCATCATCTACTGTATACAGCTCCTCATCCACGCAG TTGCTGTTGGTCCTGGTGACCAGCTTCTAAAGCCAGAGCGGAAAACATCAGATCAGTCAGAAGATGAGCTTGATTCTGCAGATA AACATCTTGAAAGGAAGTGTTGTGAGATTATGGCTGAGCTGGTTGAAGGTCTACAGAGTGTGCTCGCTCTGGGTCACCATAGAAACAAGAACATCCCAGCATTCCTTACACCTGTCCTACGGAATGTCATCATCAGCCTTGCCAGGCTGCCCATTGTGAACAGCTACACCCGAATCCCACCACTG GTCTGGAAACTGGGCTGGTCCCCCAGGCCGAGTGGAGAATTTGGTACAGCGTTGCCTGAGATCCCTGTAGAGTTCCTGCAAGAGAAAGACGTCTTCAGAGAGTTCCTCTACCGCATTAATACTCTGG GCTGGAGCAGTCGGACGCAGTTTGAGGAGACGTGGGCCACTCTATTGGGAGTGCTGGTCACTCAGCCAATCACGATGGACCAGGAAGAGGAAACCCAGCAAGAG GAGGACATGGAGAGGACTCAGATAAATGTACTGGCGGTTCAGGCAATCACCTCTCTGGTGCTGAGTGCCATGACTCTGCCGACAGCAGGAAATCCAGCGGTCAGCTGCCCTGAACAGCAACCCCGCAACAAAATCCTTAAAGCTCTGGACACAAg gtTTGGTCGTAAGCTGAGTGTGATTAGAGGCATGGTTGAGCGTGAGATTCAAGCCATGGTCTCAAAGAGAGACAACATCGCCACACACTTCCCCTATCAGGCCTGGGACCCCGTGCCATCCTTATCATCCTCAACGGCAG GCACCCTCATCAGCCATGAGAAACTCCTGCTGCAAATTAACACAGAGAGGGAGATTGGCAACATGGACTACAAACTGGGTCAA GTGTCAATTCACTCAGTGTGGTTGGGAAATAACATCACCCCTCTGAGGGAGGAGGAATGGGGtgaggatgaggaagatgaAGCAGATGCTCCAGCACCTTCCTCACCACCATTATCGCCAATCAACTCCAG GAAGCACCGTGCTGGGGTTGACATCCATTCCTGCTCTCAGTTTCTCCTGGAGCTCTACAGTCAGTGGATCCTCCCTGGCAGCCCCAGTAGCAGGAAGACTCCTGTTGTGCTTCTCAGTGAGGTGGTCAGATCG CTGCTGGCGGTGTCTGATCTCTTTACTGAGAGGAATCAGTTTGATATGATGTTCTCCACTCTGACCGAGCTCCAGAAGGTCCATCCGCCAGAAGATGAGATTCTCAACCAGTACCTCGTGCCAGCTATCTGCAAAGCAGCCGCAGTGCTTGGCATG GACAAAGCCATCGCCGAGCCTGTGTGCCGTCTGTTGGAGAGCACCTTGCGCAGCACTCATCTGCCCAGTCGTATTGGTGCTCTTCACGGCATTCTGTACGTGCTGGAGTGCGACCTTCTGGACGATACGGCACGCCAGCTTATACCTACCGTCAGCGAATACCTGCTCTCTAACCTTAAAGCTTTAGCACA atgTGCGAATCTACACAACCAGCAGCATGTGTTGGTGATGTGCGCGGTGGCCTTCTACATGATGGAGAACTACCCCCTCGATGTAGGGTCTGAGTTCAATGCCGGGATCATTCAG ATATGCTGTATGATGCTGTCTGCTAGTGAGGAGGCCACACCGTCCATCATCTACCACTGCATTCTGCGAGGTCTGGAACGGTTGCTTCTGTCTGAGCAGCTGTCACGCATGGACGCAGAGACGCTAGTCAAGCTGAGCGTTGAACGAGTGAACATGCCCAGCCCACACCGTGCCATGGCTGCCCTGGGTCTCATGCTCACCTGCATGTACACAGGTGTGGCTGGAGAGGAAG GGAAGGAGAAGGGTAGCCCTGGGCGCCCTGCAGATGCAGATCCCACAGCTCCTGACAGCGAATCGGTTATCGTCGCGATGGAGCGTGTATCCGTTCTGTTTGACAG GATTCGCAAAGGCTTTCCAAGTGAGGCGCGTGTGGTAGCCCGGATCCTTCCTCAGTTCTTGGATGACTTTTTCCCACTGCAGGACGTCATGAACAAAGTCATTGGGGAGTTCTTGTCCAATCAGCAGCCTTACCCACAATTCATGGCTACAGTGGTATACAAG GTATTTCAGACGCTTCATGCAACTGGGCAGTCCTCCATGGTTCGTGATTGGGTGCTACTGTCACTGTCGAACTTCACACAGAGGACgcctgttgccatggcaatgtGGAGCCTGTCTTGTTTCTTTGTCAGTGCCTCGACCAGCCAGTGGATCTCTGCCCT CCTTCCACACGTCATCAGTCGCATGGGAAAGTCCGACACAGTGGACATTAGCCTCTTTTGTCTGGTAGCTATGGATTTCTACCGACACCAGATCGACGAGGAGTTAGACCGCAGGGCCTTCCAGTCAGTCTTTGAGATGGTGGCTTCACCTGGTAGTCCGTATTACCAGTTACTTTGCTGTTTGCAGAGCATTCACCAAGACACCCCACTGTAG